The Geothrix sp. DNA segment CTTCTCGGCGGTCTTCCTGCCCACGCCGGGAATGCGCGTGAGGGCCTTGACGTCCCGTCCGCGGATGGCCTGCACCAGATCCTCCAGGGACAGCGCGCCCAGGGCCGCCAGGGCCATCTTCGGGCCCACGCCATCCACCTTGATCAGCATGCGGTAGAGCTCCCGTTCCTGGGTCGCGTAGAAACCGAGCAGCGAAATCTCGTTCTCGCGCACCAGGAGTTCCGTATGCAGCACCACCATGGCACCCACCTCCGGCAGCAGCCCGTAGGTCGAGAGGCTGATGGCCGCGGCGTAGCCCACCCCCCCGCACTCGACGAGCGCCAGGTTCGGCAGCTTCTGGATGAGTTCCCCGCGCAGTCGTCCGATCATCCTTCGAGGATAGCGGAAGCTCAGAACCAGTAGCGGAGCAGGGAGTCCAACAGGCGGTCCACCACGTCCCGGTTGCGGCGGGCGCGCTCCTCTCGGCCCGGGAACTCGGGATAGGCCGGCACCGGATCGTGAAGGGTGTGGCCGACCTCAGGCCCGAGCAGGTGCTTCCAGCGCACCAGCCAATCCGCGGGCAGGTCCTCCGGGATGGGGAGGTCCATCAGGGTGAGGTAGAGGATCGTCCAGACCCGGGCCACCACCTGGGCCTCGTAGCCGCCGCCCAGCGTGAACAGCACCCGACCCTGGGTGTGCTCGCCGGCCAGGGCGAGGATCCTGCGGTAGAGCGTCTCGAAGGCCTGGGTGGTGAGGGCGAGGTCCCCCAGGGGATCGGCGAAATGCGCATCCGCCCCGGCCTGGATCACCAGGACGTGGGGCGAGAACTGCTCCAGGGCCCGCGGCACCACGGCCTCGAAGGCCTCCAGGTAGCTCTCGGATTCCGTGAAGGGCTCCAGGGGGACGTTCAGGCTGAGGCCCCGCGCCGCACCGGTGCCCAGCTCATGGATGTGGCCGGTGCCCGGGTAGAGGTAGTGCCCCGTCTCGTGGAGGCTGAGGGTGAGCACCCGGTCCTGGTCGTAGAACAGGTTCTGCACGCCGTCGCCGTGGTGGAGGTCGATGTCCAGGTAGGCCACGCGCCACCCGTGATCCACGAAGGCGCGGATGGCCACGGCCAGGTCGTTGTACAGGCAGAAGCCCGCGGCCCGGTCCTTCTGGGCGTGGTGCAACCCGCCGCCCAGCTGGAGCACGCGCGTCTCCGCCCCCTCCATCAGCAGCCGGGCCCCGTGGAGGGCCCCACCCGCCAGCCACCGGCCGGCGAGATCCATGCCCGGGAAGATGGGGTTGTCCTGCGTGCCCAGGCCGAAGCGTCCGGCCTCCGGCTGGGACTCGCCCCGGTCGAGGGCTTCGACCGTCGCCACGAAGGCCTCGTCGTGGACCGAGAGGATGTCCTCCCGGGTTGCGGCGGGCGCTGCGACGGTGGGGGCCCCGTGGCCCAGGCTCCGGATGAGGTCCAGGAGCATGGCGAGCCGGGCGGGCGTGAAGGGATGCTCCGGACCGAAGTCGTACCCGGCGTACTCCGGGCGGTGGATCAGGGTTGCCATGGCTTGGACGTCAAGTGCAGCTGGGAGCTCTTGGGAATGGGCCAGAGGATCGTGAACCCGGCGCCGCGGAGCTCCTCCGCCAGGGGGCGGATCTGGTTCGAGTCCACCCGCAGCACCGTGCGCACCGTGGCGTCGGGCGTGGGGTAGGTGAGGATGGAGTGGATGTTCACGTGGCGCTCGGCGAGGAAGGTCGTGAGGCGGGCCAGCTCGCCCGGCTGGTCCCTGAGGGCCACTTCGAGCCGGGAGGAGGGCTTGGTCACGCCCGTGAGCGTCATCAGGGCGTCGAGCAGGTCCATGCCCGTGAGGATGCCCACCAGTTCGCCGCCGTCCAGGACGGGCAGGCAGCCTATTTTGTTTTCCCGCATGATCCGGGCGGCGTCCTCCACCGGGTCCAGCGGATCCGCCGTCAGCGGGGGGCTGCTCATGGCGAGGGTGACGGAATCCCCTCCACTGCGTGGCGTCGGGCTGAGGCTGCTGGTGGCGAACCGGATGTCCCGGTCGGTGAGGATGCCCACCAGCCGTCCCTGGTCCACCACGGGCAGGTGGCGGAAGCCGCGGGAGTGGAGGAGCTGATCAGCCTCGCCGAGGGTGGCCCCGACCGCGATCACCGTCACCGGCTTCCGCATCATTTCCTTCACGAGCATGGGGCCTCCACAGGTCGGGATGGGCGTTCAGGGCTTGCGGGAACCGGACTGGCTGAAGGTCAGGCGCAGGCCCGGCGATAGCGGCAGCGGGCCGCCGGCCTCGGCTTCGCCACGGATGGCCACCGTGGCCTCCAGGGTGTGCAGCCAGGGCAGCTCTTCCACGAGTTGTGTCAGGCGGCCCAGGGTCTCGCCCAGCCCGCTGCCCGGACGCAGGCGCATGCGCTCGAGGACCTCGGCGATGTCGAGGTCCGTCAGCGGCGTGAGGCGGAGGATGGAGTCCACCCCCTGGCGGTGGAAGCGCCAGATGGGCCCGAAGTCCGGGTCCGACGACAAGTGGAGCGAGACCTGCGGTCCCTTCCGGTTCGAAGGTTCCACCGTCTCGGCGATGGGAATGCCGAAGGCCCCCAGGAGCTCCCGGGTCTCCACCTCCGAGAAAGGCGCGGGCGCGGGGCTGGGCAGCGCCTCGACGAGCTGCTCCACGCGCCGGCGGGCCTCGCCGCCATTGAGGTCCGCGTAGCCCAGGATGCGCCCCGGCGGCAGCTGGCGGAACCGCGCGTACTCCACCACCTTGGAGAGGGCCAGGGCCGCGGATTCCGGGAAGCGGTACGAGGGGAAGGTGCGGTGCCTGCCCCCGCTCTCGGCCAGGGCGGCCGAGCCCACGGGCACGGCGCCGCTCATGCCCATGAGGGAGAGCAGGGTCGGCTTGGCGATGCCCGTGGTCTGCTCGGCCCGCACCGCGGCCCGGCGGATGGCCCGGGCCACCACGGTGGGATCGCAGGTTCCGAGACAGGCGAAGGAGGCGATGAGGGCGTCCACCTGGGGATGCTCCAGGGCTTCGCGGCAGGCCTGCTCATAGTGCTCGGGCGTGGCCATGGCATGCAGGTTCACCACGCCGGTGCCGGAGATCTCCATGCCGTGCGTTTCGCAGGCGTCCGCGCAGATGGTCGCCACTCCGCCGGAGTTGCTCACGATGGCCACGCGGTTCCCCCGGGGCAGGGGCTGGTGGGCCAGGAGCAGCGCGATGTCGAACAGATCCTCCAGGGTGTCGGCGCGGATCACGCCCGCCTGGTGGAACAGGGCCTCCACTTCCGCATCGTCCCGGGGGGCCGCCGCGATGTGGGCCAGGGCCACGCGCCGTCCGGCATGGCTCCGGGCGCTCTTGACGCAGAGGATGGGCTTGCGCCGCGAGATCCGGCGGGCCAGCCGGGCGAAGCGCCGCGGGTTGCCGAAGGTTTCCAGGTAGAGCAGGGCCAGGTCCGTGTCCGGGTCCTCGTCCCAGTACTGCAGCAGGTCGTTGCCGGAGACGTCGGCCCGGTTCCCCGCGGAGACGAAGGTGGAGAAGCCCAGGCCGCGCTCGGCCGCGTACTGCAGGATGACCACGCCCAGGGCCGCCGAGTGGCTGAAGAAGCCCACCCGACCCCGCGGCGGCATGGCCGTGGCCAGGCTGGCATTGAGCTGGACCGCCTCGTGGGTGTTCAGCAGTCCCAGGCAGTTGGGGCCCACCAGCCGCGCGCCGTGGCTGCGGGTGAGGCGCAGCAGGCGCTCCTGCCGCCGGGCGCCCTCGGGCCCTGTCTCGGCGAACCCGGCCGCGAGGACCAGGAGGCCCCGGGCGCCCCGCTCCAGGGCCCGCTTGGCGAGGGCGGAAACCTTGGTCGCCGGCACCGCGAGGATGACCAGGTCCGGGGTCTCCGGCAGGGCCGCCAGGGACTGGTAGGCCTGCACCCCTTCGATGGAGGTGGCCTTGGGATTGACGGGATAGACCGAGCCCTGGAACCGGCTCTGGAGGATGTTCCGGAAGATGGCGTTGCCGACGGAACCGGGATCCCGGGAGGCCCCGGCCACCGCCACGACGCGGGGGCGCAGGAGCGGTACCAGGGAGTTGGCGGTGGCCACGCGCTCGCGCAGGTCCGTGCGCTCGCGCAGGGCCTCGGGGGCGCTCAGGGGGAACTGCACGTGGATGACGCCGTCCTCCAGGGCGCGCCGGGTCTCGAAGCCCGTGTCCATGAAGACGTTCCCCATCTTCTTGTTGCCCGTGAGGTGCTCCGCCTCGAAGCCCAGGTAGCCGACCCCCGCCGCCAGTCCCGCCAGGCGCTCGAGGATCAGGGTGCCGATGCCCCGGCCCTGGTGAGCGTCGCCGATCATGAAGGCCACCTCGGCCACGGGTCCGCCGCCACCGATGTAGTTGCCCAGCCCCAGCACCTGCTCATCCTCGCCTTCCCCCTCCACGGCCAGCAGGCAGGCCTGCAGGCGGAGGTTGGGCGTGCAGAGCTCCTCCACGAACTTGCGGGAGACGCTGGCCACGCCGCCCATGAAGCGCATGGCCAGGCTCTCCCGGGACAGGCCCCGGATGAAGGCCTCCACCCGGTCGATGTCCTCGGCGAAGGCGATGCGTAGCAGCACGCCCCGCCCGTCCTTGAGCAGGACGAATTCCCGGTAGGCGGCCCCCTCTGGGATGATGCTGAACACCTTGTGCCTCGCACGGTTGCTATGTTGCGACCACCCTACCACGACCCCGCGGGAGGTCGGTCCGTGCTGAAAGTCATGATTCCCCTGTCGGCCGGGTTTGGTTCTGGACGCTCCCTGGGCAGCGCTATAGATTGGCCTCATCACTCAATCAACCAGGGGGCGTCATGACCGCACGCGAGGCTTTCCTCCAGGCCCGGGACTTCCTTGTCGAGCGACGGGACGACTACGCTGGAGCCCGCCGGGATTTCCGCTGGCCGGTCCTGGATGACTTCAACTGGGCCCTGGATCACTTCGATGCCTACGCCAGGGGCAACGCCCGTCCGGCCCTCTGGATCGTGGAGGAAGGTGGCACCGAAACGAAGGTCAGCTTCCAGGATCTGTCCACCCGCAGCAACCAGGTTGCCAACGCCCTGCGGGCCCTGGGCGTCCGCCGGGGCGAGGGCGTGCTCATCATGCTGGACAACGTCCTCCCGCTCTGGGAGGTGATGCTGGCCTGCATGAAGCTGGGGGCCATCCTGGTGCCTTCCACCCTGCTGCTCTCCCAGGCGGATCTGCTGGATCGCATCGAGCGGGGCGGCATCCGGCACCTGGTGGTGGACGCCGCCCAGACAGGCAAGTTCGAGACCATGGACCCGAGCCTCACCCGCATCTGCGTCGGGGGCGAGGCTCCGGGTTGGCGGGGCATGGCCTCGCTCTATGAAGGCAGCCCCTCGTACGAACCCGATGCCGTGACCCGCGCCACCGATCCCATGCTGCTCTACTTCACGTCGGGCACCACGGCGAAGCCCAAGCTGGTGCTCCACACCCACCAGTCCTACCCGGTGGGGCACCTCAGCACGATGTACTGGGTGGGTCTGCGCGAGGGCGACGTCCACTACAACATCAGCTCGCCCGGCTGGGCGAAGCACGCCTGGAGCAGCTTCTTCGCGCCCTGGAACGCCGGGGCCTGCATCTTCGTTTACCGCGCCGCCCGGTTCAGCGCCGCCGCCACGCTGCAGGCGATCGTGGACAAGGGCGTCACCACCCTCTGCGCCCCCCCCACGGTGTGGCGCCTGTTCATCCAGGAGGACCTCGCCGCCTACCCGGTGAAGCTGCGGGAGCTGGTGGGAGCCGGCGAGCCCCTGAACCCCGAGGTCATCAGCCAGGTCCAGAAGGCCTGGGGCCTCACCATCCGCGATGGCTACGGCCAGACCGAGACCACGGCCCAGGTGGGCAACCCGCCCGGGCAGCCGGTGAAGGCCGGATCCATGGGCCGCTCCCTCCCCGGCTACGAGGTGGTGCTGCTGGATGCCGATGGCCGCGAAGCGCAGGAGGGCGAGATCTCCCTGAAGCTGAACCCCAGGCCGCTGGGCCTCATGGCGGGCTACAAGGACGATCCCTCGAAGATGGCGAAGGCCGAGGCCGAGGGCTTCTACCGCACGGGCGACGTGGCGACGCGCGACGAGGATGGCTACCTGTTCTTCGTGGGCCGGGCGGACGATGTCTTCAAGAGCTCCGACTACCGCATCAGCCCCTTCGAGCTGGAGTCCTTCCTCATCGAGCACGAGTCCGTGGCCGAGGCGGCGGTGGTGCCCAGCCCCGATCCCCTGAAGCTCACGGTGCCCAAGGCCTACGTCATCCTCCGCGCCGGGTGGGAGCCGAACCGCGAGACGGCCCTGGCCCTCTTCCGATTCATCCGCGAGCGGCTGTCGCCCTACAAGCGCATCCGCATCCTGGAGTTCGGCGATCTGCCGAAGACCATCTCCGGCAAGATCCGGCGCGTGGAGCTCCGCAAGCGGGCCGCGGAGCAGACCCAATCCCCCACGGAATTCCGGGAAGAGCAGTTTCCTGAACTGAAGTAACCCGAGCACGACGACGCCTCCGGGCCGAAACTGGTCCCTGGCGACGCCACCCCTGATGGCCAGATGGAGGTCCCATGAAGTACCTCGACGATGATCGCGACATCCGCTTCAACCTCTTCGAGTGGCTGGACCTGGATCCGCTGCTGAAATCGGGGCCCTACGGGGAGATCGACCGGGACCAGCTGGGCATGGTGCTGGACGAGGCCCTGAAGGTGGCCCGGGGCAGCATCGCCGCCTGCAACGAGACGGGGGATCGCGTCGGCGCCCGCTTCGACCACGGCAAGGTGGAACTGCCCGAGGGTTTTGCCGGGGCCTTCCACGATCTGGCCGAGGGCGGCTGGATCAGCGCCACCATGAGTCCCGAGTTTGGCGGCATGGGCCTGCCGGAGTCCGTGGGGGCCGGCATCAGCGAGTTCCTCATGGGCGCCAACACGGCGCTGGGCCTCAAGGCCCTGCTTACCCGCGGCGCCGCGCACCTCATCGAGACCTTCGGCAGCGACGAGCTCAAGGGCACCTTCTGCGAGCGGATGTACTCCGGCGAGTGGACCGGCACCATGTGTCTCACCGAGGCCGGGGCCGGCAGCGACCTGGGGGCCCTCAACACCAAGGCCGTGCCTCAGGCCGACGGCACCTACCTGATCACCGGCGAGAAGATCTTCATCACCAGCGGGGATCACGAGCTGACCTCGAACATCATCCACGCGGTGCTGGCCCGGACGCCGGGCGCACCTGCCGGGCCCAAGGGCATCAGCCTATTCGTCGTGCCCAAGGTGCGGGTGAAGCCGGACGGCTCCCTGGGCGAGGCCAACGACGTCGTCTGCGCGGGCATCGAGCACAAGCTGGGCATCCACGGCTCGCCCACGTGCAGTCTGGTGTTCGGCACCACGACTGGCAGCCAGGGCTTCCTGCTGGGCGAGGAGAACCAGGGGCTCGCCCACATGTTCCAGATGATGAACGCCGCGCGCTGGGAGGTGGGGGTCCAGGGGCTCAGCAATGCCTCGGCGGCCCACCAGGCCGCGCTGGCCTACGCGAAGGAGCGCCTGCAGGGCCGAGGCCCCAGCGCGGGCAAGAGCTCCAGCCAATCCCTGATCATCGAGCACCCGGATATCCGGCGCTCGCTCCTGCTGCAGTCAGCCTACGTGCAGGCCATGCGGGCTCTGGTGACCTACACGGCCTGGTGCATGGACATGGCCCACGTGTCGGAGGGCGACGAACGGGATCGCTGGCAGGGCCTGGTGGAACTCCTCACGCCCATCAGCAAGGCCTGGTGCTCGGACTGGGGTTTCCGCGTCACGGAGTGGGCCCTCCAGGTGTACGGCGGGTATGGCTACACCATGGACTACCCGGCCGAGCAGTACCTGCGGGACTGCAAGATCGCCTCGATCTACGAAGGCACCAACGGCATCCAGGCCCTCGACCTCGTAGGGCGGAAGTTCCGGATGCAGGAGGGGCGGCCGGTGAAAGCCCTGCTGAAGCTGGCGGCCGACGCGGCCCAGACCCTGGTGGAAGACCCCGTGCTCGGCGCCTCCGCCCGGCAGTTGGGCGAGGCCGTGAAGGCCATGGGTGCCGTCCTGACCCAGATCCCGGCGCGCGAGAACGCCCTGCAGCTGACCCTCCTGAACGCCGTGCCCATCCTCGACATGCTCGGGCACGTGGTGGGGGGCTACCTCCTCCTGCAGCAGGCCGAGGTGGCCAAGGGCAGGGCCCAGGCGCTCCTGGTCGAACGCGGGGTGGACCCGGCCGACCCCGCCGCCGTCCGTGCCCATCTGGCCGGGAGCAGGGAGGCGGCCTTCTACCAGAACAAGGTGCAGGCTGCGATCCACTTCGCCCACCGGGGCCTGCCCCTGGTCGCCGCCCACGCCGTGGGCCTGCTGGCCGGCGAGACGGCGCCCATGGAGGCGGTGTTCTAGGCGGGTTAACAAGATAAAGAGTGCCTGTGGCAACGAAGAAGACCATAGCAGACATGCATAACCTGGCCAGTCAGCACCCTGGCGGAGAGTGTATTTCCCCTCAGTACCTGGGTGATACCGGGAAGCTTCAATGGCGATGTGAGCATGGCCATGGCTTCCTTATGGCCCCAGGAAAGGTAAAAGCAGGCCAATGGTGCCCTCGATGTCGCGGGATGTATTCAACCATCGAAGACATGAAAGCCCTTGCCCGGCTTCACCCAGGTGGGGAATGTCTTTCAACCGAATTCCGGGGTAACAAAGTCCCCCTGATGTGGCGATGCGAAAAGGGCCATGAATGGGACATGCCCCCCGAATATGTGAAATCAGGGTGCTGGTGTCCACATTGCCAAGGTCGAAGGGCCACCATTGAAAAGTTGCAGAAGTGTGCGCTCGAACGAGGTGGGAAGTGCCTTTCTCCCGAATACCTTGGAACCCAGGCTCATCACCTTTGGGAGTGCTCATCAGGCCACTCATGGCGAGCGACTGCCAGCAATGTTCTTCGGGGTAGTTGGTGCCCGGTATGCAGCAGAACCGTGCGAAAAACCATTGATGAAATGAAGAACTTGGCAAAGGCGCGAGGGGGAGAATGCCTCTCGGAGGTCTACAAGAACAAGGATGCCAAACTCCGCTGGAAATGTTCTGAAGGGCATGAATGGGAGACCAGCTCTGCACCGGTTAGAAAGGGATCGTGGTGCCCCCACTGTGCAGGGACAGCTCGAAAATCTATGCAGGACATGCATGATCTCGCGAGTCTCCATCCAGGCGGGGAATGTATCTCTACTGAATATTTGGGTGACACTGGGAAATTGTGGTGGCGGTGTGAGAAGGGCCACGAATGGGACATGGCCCCAGGAGCGGTAAAGGCTGGGCACTGGTGCCCGCTTTGTCGTGGCAAACGAGCAAATATTGAGAAGCTCCAACTCCTAGCCGCCGAAAGAGGAGGGCGCTGCCTTTCACCAAAGTATCTAGGTGCTCTGAGCCATCACCTCTGGGAGTGCAACAAGGGTCATTCCTGGAGCGCCGCCGTCAACAATATTGTAACTGGCTACTGGTGTCCGGAGTGTGCAGGGAACCGCCGTTTGACCATTGAAATGGTTCGTGCTTTTGCCCGCGAGAAGGGCGGTGAGTGCCTCTCCGACTCATATCAGAACAACTCAGATCATCTTAGCTGGCGATGTAACGAAGGCCATGAATGGAGCACAGGCTTTGGCAGCATTCAGCAGGGATCTTGGTGTCCAAAGTGCTCTGGAGTGGGCAGAATCACCATCGAGGAGCTTAAGGATCTCGCACGACTGAGAGGCGGAGAGTGCCTTTCGGATCAAGTCGAATCTGGTGATAGACACCTTCGTTGGAGGTGCTCTGACGGACACGAATGGATGGCTAGTCCATTCTCGATCAAGAGGGGGTCTTGGTGTCCAGAATGTTCAGCAGGCATTTCTGAACGCGCTTGCCGAGCAATATTGGAACAATTGTTAAATGTCCCTTTCAAAAAATCTCCGCTTGGCAGAATTCCATGGCTGAAAAATAGCCGTGGGAAAGCCATGGAACTTGACGGGTATTCTTCCCAACTAGCGCTTGCATTTGAGTACCACGGAAGACAGCACTACGAGTTTCTCCCTCACTTCCATCGCAATGAGAACGCTCTACAACGCCGAAAGGAGGATGACGAAACCAAACTGGCTCTCTGCGAACAGCACGGAGTTCGACTAATTGTTGTTCCCTACTGGATCGAACTTGAGGAAATGGAACTCTTCCTTCGGAGGGTTCTCGAAGAACTAGGGATTTACTGTGCCCCAGGCCCTCCCATCTCGATCGAATCAATAAGTGAAGCCATCTACTCTCGAAATCGAATCGAGGGCCTCCGGAAGCTAGCTCAAGAGCGGGGAGGGACTCTGCTTTCCGAGACCTATCTTGGCTTCACCCGAAATCACCGCTTTCGGTGCGCTCAGGGTCATGAATGGTCAACTTCCCCAGCGACCTTGAAAACCGGGGCCTGGTGCAAACGATGCAGCCAAGGTCAAGCTTGGAGCCGTCGAAGGATCGAGAAGGCCCGCCTAGCTCCAGGCGACCAACCTCGACTATTAGAAGAAGAGCCCCTGTAGCGGCCACAGGCTCTATCGGCCAAGAGATCCTATAAAGGTGAAATTCTGTTAGGCAGGCAACATGCTATTGTTGTAATAGTAAGAATTGCTATGGATTAAATTGTAAATGACCGCTCAGCTCGCCAAATGGATAGCCCAGGTCTATGGGGCTACAGGCTATCTACAGCGCCTATACAAGGGACTCAAAGACCCATTACAGAGAGAACGAGCTGAAGCTGCTGGTGCATAGCCCATCCCATGACAGCCATATGAACCCACAGTAAGAGCGTCCTCCTACTGTCTACCTGCAATCGAGCGACCTGGTGGAGAGCGCCTCACCACGCCAGATCGCCAGGTTTGTATTACAGGTTGTATTACAGGGTCGCCACCGCCGAATTCCCTTAGTCTGGCTTAACCTTCTCTTGAATTAGCGTATTACACCCACTTGAAATTGATTAATTATTGGTTCGTTAAATAAATACAAAAATACCTCTAGATGTTTGAATCTAGAGGCATTTAAGTTGGTGGACCTGATCAGGATCGAACTGACGACCTCTGCATTGCGAACGCAGCGCTCTCCCAGCTGAGCTACAGGCCCATGAAGTCTCAGTTTACCGTGCCTGCAATAACCGTCAATCCTTGGGGCTGTACCAAACTGCCGCCCGTGCGGGCGGCAGCAGGAACGGGCGCTCGTTCGATTACATGAGGCTCTGCATGATCTCCTCCAGCACGGCCGGGCTGGGCTTCACCTGGGCTTCGGTCAGGGTGGCCAGGGGCTGGTCCACCAAGTTCAGCACCTGGGGCAGGGGGGGCTGGGTGGGGTTGATGTAGAGCAGGCCCGTGAGGAACTCGCCCTTGGCCATGGACTCGTGGATGGCCTTCATGGCGCCGAAGCGGTCCGTGGGGTCGTAGTCCTCGTGGATGGCCTTGATGGCGACCTTGGAACCATCGGGGAAGGTGACGACCTCGGTCGCGCCGGCGGCGATGTCCATGTCCTCCACTTCGGAGTACTGGACGAAGCCCAGGTCATGGAGGGGGAAGTCGTGGTCCTTGACGTGCTTGTAGGAGCGGGTGGAGGCGTCGTGGTTGTTGAAGGTGACGCAGGGGCTGATGATGTCCAGCACCACGGTGCCGTCATAGGCGAAGGCGGCCTTGAGGATGGCATTCAGCTGCTTGGGGTTGCCCGAGAAGCAGCGGGCCACGAAGCCGCAGCCCAGCTCGATGGCCAGGGTGCAGGGGTCGATGGGTGGCAGGTCATTCTTGGCGCCGCTCTTGAGGAAGGAACCCTTGTCGGCGGTGGCGGAGAACTGGCCCTTGGTGAGGCCGTAAACGCCGTTGTCCTCGATGATGTAGATCATGGGAATGTTGCGGCGGACGGCGTGGACGAACTGGCCCATGCCGATGGACATGGAATCGCCGTCGCCCGAGACGCCGATGTTGATGAGGTTCCGGTTGGCCAGGGACGCGCCCGTGGCGATGGCCGGCATGCGCCCGTGGACGCTGTTGAAGCCCCAGCCCTGGTTGATGAAGTAGGCCGGCGTCTTCGATGAACAGCCGATGCCGGAGTACTTGGTGACGAGGTGCCCCTCGATGTTGGACTCGAAGGCGGCGTTGATGATCTGCGCCGTGATGGCGTCATGGCCGCAGCCGGCACAGAGGGTGGACTTGGAGCCCACGTAGTCCTGCTTCGTGAAGCCGAGCCTGTTGGTGGGAGCGGAAGGTGTCGCGGTGGTCATGGTCGGCTTCTCCTACTTCTGCTCGAAGGCGGTGATCTGGTCCACGATGCACTTGGCGTCGATGGCGTGGCCGTTGTAGTGGAGGACGCTCTTGAACTTGGCGGCGTGCTCCGGGTAGGTCTCGCGGAACAGGTTCGCCATCTGGCCATCGCGGTTCTGCTCCACCACGTAGACCACCTGCTTCTCCCTCACGAAGGCATCCACCTCGGCGGTGAAGGGCAGGGCGCGGAGGCGCAGGTAGTCGGTCTTCAGGCCGCCCTCAGCGAGGAGATCCTGGGCCTCGATGACGGCGGGATCGCTGGAGCCGAAGGCCAGGACGCCCTTGGCGGAGCCGAGGTTGCGGAAGAC contains these protein-coding regions:
- a CDS encoding zinc-ribbon domain-containing protein, encoding MHDLASLHPGGECISTEYLGDTGKLWWRCEKGHEWDMAPGAVKAGHWCPLCRGKRANIEKLQLLAAERGGRCLSPKYLGALSHHLWECNKGHSWSAAVNNIVTGYWCPECAGNRRLTIEMVRAFAREKGGECLSDSYQNNSDHLSWRCNEGHEWSTGFGSIQQGSWCPKCSGVGRITIEELKDLARLRGGECLSDQVESGDRHLRWRCSDGHEWMASPFSIKRGSWCPECSAGISERACRAILEQLLNVPFKKSPLGRIPWLKNSRGKAMELDGYSSQLALAFEYHGRQHYEFLPHFHRNENALQRRKEDDETKLALCEQHGVRLIVVPYWIELEEMELFLRRVLEELGIYCAPGPPISIESISEAIYSRNRIEGLRKLAQERGGTLLSETYLGFTRNHRFRCAQGHEWSTSPATLKTGAWCKRCSQGQAWSRRRIEKARLAPGDQPRLLEEEPL
- a CDS encoding 2-oxoacid:ferredoxin oxidoreductase subunit beta; translation: MTTATPSAPTNRLGFTKQDYVGSKSTLCAGCGHDAITAQIINAAFESNIEGHLVTKYSGIGCSSKTPAYFINQGWGFNSVHGRMPAIATGASLANRNLINIGVSGDGDSMSIGMGQFVHAVRRNIPMIYIIEDNGVYGLTKGQFSATADKGSFLKSGAKNDLPPIDPCTLAIELGCGFVARCFSGNPKQLNAILKAAFAYDGTVVLDIISPCVTFNNHDASTRSYKHVKDHDFPLHDLGFVQYSEVEDMDIAAGATEVVTFPDGSKVAIKAIHEDYDPTDRFGAMKAIHESMAKGEFLTGLLYINPTQPPLPQVLNLVDQPLATLTEAQVKPSPAVLEEIMQSLM